One Mus musculus strain C57BL/6J chromosome 2, GRCm38.p6 C57BL/6J genomic window, ttaccacattggttacattcatagggtttctcttctgtatgtgttcgcttatgtattcggagatgtctgctttgtgaaaaggctttaccacattgtttacattcatagggtttctctcctgtatgtgtttgcttatgcatttggagagtatagattactgtaaaggctttaccacattgtttacattcatagggtttgtctcctgtatgtgttcgcttatgcatttggagagtatagaatactgcaaaggctttaccacattgtttacattcatagggtttgtcTCCTGTATGTCTTCGCTCATGTATGTGGAGATGActgctatgtgcaaaggctttaccacattgtttacattcatagggtttctctcctgtatgtgttcgcttatgtttttggaggtcaccacttcttgcaaaggcttttccacattggttacattcatagggtttctctcctgtatgtgttcgcttatgtattcggagatgactgctttgtgaaaaggctttaccacattgtttacattcatagggtttctctcctgtatgtgttcgtttatgtttttggaggtcaCCACTGCTTacaaaggcttttccacattgtttacattcatagggtttctctcctgtatgtgttcgcttatgtattcggagatgacagcttcttgcaaaggcttttccacattggttacattcatagggtttctctcctgtatgtgtttgcttatgtatttggaggtcactccttcttttaaaagctttaccacattggttacattcatactGTTTCTCTCCTGCATGTGTTCGATTATGCATTCGGAGATGACAgcttcttgcaaaggctttaccacattgtttacagtcatagggtttctctcctgtatgtgttcgcttatgtatttgcaGGACATTCCATGTTCTAAAGTccttaccacattggttacagtcatggtgtttctctCCATTATGTTTAATTTGATGCCTTTGTCTACCACTctcatatgcaaaggctttaccacattgaataaacTCAGAGGGTTGCTCTGCAGAacaacttctttcatgcctgcaaataaAATTTGCACACGTGAAATCTTTCTTACACTGATTATACTGAtgagtctttttatctgtatgaattgttttaaattttggtttcatTGAACAAAGCAATCTAATGTTAACGTAATATTACTTTGTTTATATTCAAAGGAGTTCTACTAAATTATGAATTGTTTTACATCTTCGAGGATATATGAAATGGGAACAGTATTGATTATCTGGCTCACATTTATAACATACTTTTTCTATAAAAGGTtactcacatatttgaaaaaaaacaggaagaactcaCAGTGTTTGCACAATGATTGCATTCACAAATTTTGTTATCATGAGAGTAATACTACATTTGGAATATGAACAaatgcaaaagaagaaagaatttctaCTGCCTTAATTCTCATTACTATTTTCAGCAGTTAGAGTTGGTAAATGTCCCCAGCAATGTTCGGAAACAAATTTTTTTATAAACTTATATAGCACATTTAGTATGTTGCTCAAAATATGTTATACTGCATATCCACAAATTGTTCTGTAAAAGTGAAAGGTATGTAGCTTCTTTCAATACCCCAATGCTCACAAGGCTTGTATCCATCCTAACCTTTGCTATTCATATCAATAGAGAATAACAAGTGAATAAGTTCCATTTTATATTCACACAGCTGACTTTTTTTCACCACAGAGATGTGGTACAGAGTTAAGGCTTTACCACAAAACGATTCTTGAATCTTATAAACTGTCCATCTcactaaatttagcaatgttATTACAAGTATTTCATTGAGCTCAGATATactatggattatttgcttattactAGGTTTTAGACATATACTTGTCACCTAATCACTGTATGTTCCTTTTGCAATAGCTAAGCGATATAAGACTGAAGACACTCGCCCTTGTACAGCATGGCTCTACTAGGCTTGATTTAAACAGTAACATATGTGTtaagccattatttctctgtctttgaactaATGGAAAGTCTTGCAAACAATAATTACATATCTGCCATagacatatatgattttatgaaattcaataAACATCCACAACTGAAAGCAGTGCTTATTGTACCCTATTGGTTTTCTTTACTACTTGTACCACGAGTTAAACTTTCTTCATAGGCATTTTCTCCTCAGCTTGCAGaggaaaattaccttccatgacttctagaaGTTTGAAAATGGTCTTCAATTGTATGTTCTTCCCAAATGTAACCTAAACCCAGTAccagagaaagtatgttacattATTGGCAATTAAACAGTATTTAAGTTATTAACTCCATTGAACTTTAAAACCATGAGTGATTTATTCATcatattcttcctcattctcaattgaaattataaaaacaaataacaataacaaagaaacagttgtgtatacatattataaagtaaattaaaaaatcataatattaCCTATAGCTGTGAGATTCCTATAGGTCTCTAGCATCACacctttgtagagactcttctgagaaggatccagcaaagcccactcATCCCGAGTGAAGTTCACCTGCACATCATCATAGGTGACTAAATCCTAAAAGATTCGATACGTTTGTACATAAAAAAATATGATACAGACAACAGTGTAAAGGTGTACTTCAAAATGAGTATTCGCTGactgccctgcccacccacatagtactttttatccagtctttcacagttggacaacaaaaacttaagtaaataaatgatctctGGGAACCTGATGCC contains:
- the Gm14393 gene encoding novel KRAB box and zinc finger, C2H2 type domain containing protein isoform X2; the protein is MHNRTHAGEKQYECNQCGKAFKRRSDLQIHKQTHTGEKPYECNQCGKAFARSCHLRIHKRTHTGEKPYECKQCGKAFVSSGDLQKHKRTHTGEKPYECKQCGKAFSQSSHLRIHKRTHTGEKPYECNQCGKAFARSGDLQKHKRTHTGEKPYECKQCGKAFAHSSHLHIHERRHTGDKPYECKQCGKAFAVFYTLQMHKRTHTGDKPYECKQCGKAFTVIYTLQMHKQTHTGEKPYECKQCGKAFSQSRHLRIHKRTHTEEKPYECNQCGKAFARSGDQQEHKRTHTGEKPYECNQCGKAFIRRRVLQIHKRTHTGEKPYECKQCGKAFAGSSHLRIHKRTHTGQKPYECNQCGKAFAKSSTLQIHNRTHTGEKPYECYQCGKAFITRRVLQIHKRTHTGEKPYECKQCGKAFASSSDLQKHKRTHSGEKPYECKQCGKAFAQSSHLRIHKQTHTGERPYECN
- the Gm14393 gene encoding novel KRAB box and zinc finger, C2H2 type domain containing protein isoform X1; amino-acid sequence: MDLVTYDDVQVNFTRDEWALLDPSQKSLYKGVMLETYRNLTAIGYIWEEHTIEDHFQTSRSHGRHERSCSAEQPSEFIQCGKAFAYESGRQRHQIKHNGEKHHDCNQCGKDFRTWNVLQIHKRTHTGEKPYDCKQCGKAFARSCHLRMHNRTHAGEKQYECNQCGKAFKRRSDLQIHKQTHTGEKPYECNQCGKAFARSCHLRIHKRTHTGEKPYECKQCGKAFVSSGDLQKHKRTHTGEKPYECKQCGKAFSQSSHLRIHKRTHTGEKPYECNQCGKAFARSGDLQKHKRTHTGEKPYECKQCGKAFAHSSHLHIHERRHTGDKPYECKQCGKAFAVFYTLQMHKRTHTGDKPYECKQCGKAFTVIYTLQMHKQTHTGEKPYECKQCGKAFSQSRHLRIHKRTHTEEKPYECNQCGKAFARSGDQQEHKRTHTGEKPYECNQCGKAFIRRRVLQIHKRTHTGEKPYECKQCGKAFAGSSHLRIHKRTHTGQKPYECNQCGKAFAKSSTLQIHNRTHTGEKPYECYQCGKAFITRRVLQIHKRTHTGEKPYECKQCGKAFASSSDLQKHKRTHSGEKPYECKQCGKAFAQSSHLRIHKQTHTGERPYECN